A window from Fragaria vesca subsp. vesca linkage group LG5, FraVesHawaii_1.0, whole genome shotgun sequence encodes these proteins:
- the LOC101296204 gene encoding dnaJ homolog subfamily C member 2-like, translating into MEFLDEDARPRFLFQSKAVTSSATETEPHYKNLSKPWIAFTVLVSLVLLGLAFFFLQSEPYQSLLIWVALSILVGPFAPPSVTGGDVRVGHGPVVDFPEVPAEVEDEAKRRRQKPRRFEDPGVDLAGNGNGYVREERKVEALGGGGNGVRVLEEERDWVEEDVEVLKKQLVKNPVGKPRRWEVIAEAFGGRYKVESVIKKAKELGEKKVSDSDSYAEFLRKRKPNEKKMESGSEEVGEEGNAEGKSAGGGVSWGASEDIALLNALKAFPKEVPMRWEKIAAAVPGKTKAACVKRVAELKKGFRSAKAATDE; encoded by the coding sequence ATGGAGTTTCTGGACGAGGACGCAAGGCCAAGGTTCCTCTTCCAATCCAAAGCGGTGACGTCATCGGCTACAGAAACCGAGCCTCACTACAAGAATCTCAGCAAGCCCTGGATCGCCTTCACCGTTTTGGTCTCGTTGGTTTTACTGGGTCTCGCTTTCTTCTTCCTCCAATCCGAGCCCTACCAATCGCTGCTCATCTGGGTAGCGCTGTCAATCCTCGTCGGCCCATTCGCGCCGCCTTCGGTCACCGGCGGTGACGTAAGGGTCGGCCACGGCCCAGTCGTGGACTTCCCGGAGGTTCCGGCGGAGGTGGAGGATGAAGCGAAGAGGAGGCGGCAGAAGCCGCGGCGGTTTGAAGATCCTGGCGTGGATTTGGCCGGAAATGGTAATGGGTATGTGAGGGAGGAGAGAAAGGTGGAGGCTTTGGGAGGTGGAGGAAATGGGGTTAGGGTTTTGGAGGAGGAGAGGGATTGGGTTGAGGAGGATGTGGAGGTTTTGAAGAAGCAGCTGGTGAAGAACCCGGTGGGGAAACCGAGGCGGTGGGAGGTGATTGCTGAGGCGTTTGGGGGGAGGTATAAGGTGGAGAGTGTGATCAAGAAGGCGAAAGAGTTGGGGGAGAAGAAGGTGAGTGATTCGGATTCGTATGCCGAGTTTTTGAGGAAGAGGAAGCCTAATGAGAAGAAAATGGAGAGTGGGAGTGAGGAGGTTGGGGAGGAGGGCAATGCTGAGGGCAAGAGTGCTGGTGGTGGGGTTAGTTGGGGTGCTAGTGAGGACATTGCGTTGCTTAATGCGTTGAAGGCGTTTCCCAAGGAGGTGCCGATGAGGTGGGAGAAGATTGCAGCTGCTGTGCCGGGGAAGACCAAGGCGGCTTGTGTGAAGAGAGTGGCGGAGTTGAAGAAGGGCTTTCGGAGTGCTAAGGCTGCTACGGATGAGTAG
- the LOC101314475 gene encoding pentatricopeptide repeat-containing protein At1g32415, mitochondrial-like, with product MPSRRDAHGRVVDWTCLVTKYSRGGWVDEARVLFDIMPERNVVSYNAMLSGYLRSGRLSEGCRFFEEMPEKNVVSWTLVLCGLADAGRVEEARRLFEAMPERNIVSWNSMIGGLVKNGDVEGAREVFERMPVKNVVSCNVMIGGYVERCRMDEARGLFDGMVERNVITWTSMVSGYCRSGNVDEGYALFREMPERNVVSWTAMIGGFSWNGFCKEALLLFLEMKGDYGTKPNGETFISLVYACAGIGVPQLGMQLHAQLIVNNWDHDDYGGRLSKGLIHMYSAYGIMDYADFLFMKHSNTHSVQSCNSMINGYIHIGKLEQAQNLFDRLPIRDKISWTSMITGYFSVGEVSKACYLFQIMPDKDAISWTAMISGHIQNELFAEATDIFFKMRSEGVSPLSSTYSVLLGAAGAMSYLDSGRQFHGLLTKTHYELDLFISNSLISMYAKCGEIDDAYRAFSNMSFRDLISWNSMIMGFSDHGLTDKTLKIFEAMVQSGTQPNSVTFLGILSACSHAGLVHKGWEFINAMSDVYGIQPAPEHCICMINLLGRAGKVKEAQELVRRLPFKPDHAVWGALLGICGFGKTNPQVAKYAAKQLLEMDPLNAPAHVVLCNIYSANGLHIEEKALRREMGLKGVRKVPGCSWILVQGRVNVFLSGDILHPDVGEMLLVLFGNMSESQKESSTVLYV from the coding sequence ATGCCTAGCAGAAGAGATGCTCATGGCCGCGTTGTTGATTGGACTTGTTTGGTTACCAAGTACTCGAGAGGCGGCTGGGTGGATGAGGCTCGGGTGCTGTTTGATATAATGCCGGAGAGGAATGTGGTTAGTTATAATGCGATGCTGTCGGGGTATTTGCGGTCGGGGAGGTTGAGTGAGGGGTGTAGGTTTTTTGAGGAGATGCCGGAGAAGAATGTGGTGTCGTGGACTTTGGTGTTGTGTGGGCTGGCTGATGCGGGGAGGGTTGAAGAGGCGAGGCGGTTGTTTGAGGCAATGCCGGAGAGGAATATTGTGTCGTGGAATTCGATGATTGGTGGGTTGGTTAAGAATGGGGATGTGGAAGGAGCGAGGGAGGTTTTTGAGAGGATGCCGGTGAAGAATGTTGTTTCATGTAATGTGATGATTGGGGGGTATGTGGAGCGGTGTAGGATGGATGAGGCGAGAGGTTTGTTTGATGGGATGGTGGAGAGGAATGTGATAACTTGGACTAGCATGGTATCTGGTTATTGTAGGTCTGGCAATGTGGATGAAGGGTATGCTTTGTTTCGGGAAATGCCTGAGAGGAATGTTGTTTCTTGGACAGCCATGATCGGTGGCTTTTCTTGGAATGGATTTTGTAAAGAAGCTCTATTGCTGTTCCTTGAAATGAAGGGGGACTATGGGACAAAACCAAACGGTGAGACCTTCATATCGCTTGTGTATGCTTGTGCCGGTATTGGGGTGCCTCAGCTTGGAATGCAACTGCATGCTCAGTTGATTGTCAACAATTGGGACCATGATGATTATGGTGGCAGGCTGTCAAAGGGCCTGATTCACATGTACTCGGCCTATGGTATCATGGATTATGCAGACTTTCTGTTTATGAAGCACTCAAATACTCATAGTGTTCAGTCTTGTAATTCTATGATCAATGGTTACATACATATTGGGAAACTAGAACAGGCTCAGAACCTCTTTGACAGACTACCAATCCGAGACAAGATCTCTTGGACTTCTATGATCACAGGGTATTTTAGTGTTGGGGAAGTATCAAAGGCTTGTTATCTGTTCCAAATTATGCCAGATAAGGATGCTATTTCATGGACAGCGATGATTTCAGGGCACATCCAAAATGAGCTTTTTGCAGAAGCCACTGATATCTTCTTTAAAATGCGTTCAGAAGGTGTTTCGCCTCTGAGTTCAACATATTCAGTTCTTCTTGGAGCAGCTGGTGCAATGTCATATCTTGATTCTGGAAGACAGTTCCATGGCCTTCTGACAAAAACACATTATGAACTTGACTTGTTTATTAGTAACTCACTGATCTCAATGTATGCCAAATGTGGGGAAATAGATGATGCTTACCGTGCATTCTCTAACATGAGTTTCCGGGATTTGATTTCTTGGAATTCCATGATCATGGGGTTTTCAGACCATGGGCTTACAGATAAAACTCTGAAGATCTTTGAAGCAATGGTGCAATCTGGAACACAGCCGAACTCAGTAACTTTTCTGGGCATCCTGTCAGCATGTAGCCATGCAGGGCTAGTCCATAAAGGATGGGAGTTTATTAATGCCATGAGTGATGTTTATGGAATTCAGCCAGCTCCGGAGCATTGCATCTGTATGATTAATCTTTTGGGCAGAGCTGGGAAGGTAAAGGAAGCCCAAGAATTGGTTAGGAGGCTACCTTTCAAACCAGATCATGCTGTTTGGGGAGCATTGCTTGGTATTTGTGGGTTCGGTAAAACGAATCCCCAGGTTGCTAAATATGCTGCAAAACAACTCCTGGAGATGGATCCTTTAAATGCACCAGCCCATGTGGTCCTTTGTAACATATATTCAGCAAATGGTCTGCATATTGAGGAAAAAGCTCTGAGAAGGGAGATGGGGTTGAAAGGAGTGAGAAAGGTTCCTGGCTGCAGTTGGATTCTAGTGCAAGGGAGAGTTAATGTATTCCTCTCTGGAGATATATTACACCCAGATGTCGGTGAGATGCTGTTAGTGCTATTTGGCAATATGAGTGAATCACAAAAAGAGTCCAGTACAGTTCTTTATGTTTAG
- the LOC101296488 gene encoding expansin-like B1-like, with protein sequence MAFCLRSPLCLVIVFLFLQTLAGKAATCNDCFVQSRAAYYPNSETQGTEIGACGFGTFGATINGGDVSAASDLFRNGVGCGACYQVRCTNGGYCSDKGVTVVITDSGSSDRTDFILSQRAFARMAQTTDAAASLLSLGIVDIEYRRVSCSYPNKNITIKIDENSNYPYYLAFVIWYQQGKKDITAVQLCETQNFVCKLLDRSYGAVWTTTSPPTGPLQIRMLFSDDDGDENWVVPVNNIPQDWEVGQTYDSGVQVNL encoded by the exons ATGGCTTTCTGTCTGCGATCACCTTTGTGCCTTGTCATCGTTTTTCTTTTCTTACAAACACTGGCCGGTAAGGCTGCAACGTGTAATGACTGCTTTGTTCAATCTCGAGCAGCTTATTATCCAAATTCTGAAACACAAGGAACAGAAA TCGGTGCTTGCGGGTTCGGCACATTCGGAGCAACAATCAATGGTGGGGATGTTTCAGCAGCCTCTGACCTCTTTCGCAATGGGGTTGGATGTGGTGCTTGTTACCAG GTGAGGTGCACAAATGGCGGCTACTGCTCAGACAAAGGAGTAACTGTAGTTATAACAGATTCAGGCTCTAGTGATCGCACAGACTTTATCCTCAGCCAACGAGCGTTTGCAAGGATGGCTCAAACAACTGATGCAGCTGCTTCTCTACTATCTCTTGGTATAGTTGATATCGAATACAGACG TGTTTCATGCAGCTACCCCAACAAAAATATAACAATCAAGATTGATGAGAACAGTAACTATCCTTATTATTTGGCCTTTGTAATATGGTACCAACAAGGAAAGAAAGATATCACAGCTGTCCAGCTATGTGAG ACACAAAACTTTGTCTGTAAGTTACTGGACCGGAGCTATGGAGCAGTTTGGACAACTACCTCACCTCCAACTGGACCCCTGCAAATAAGGATGTTATTCAGTGATGATGACGGTGATGAGAATTGGGTTGTTCCTGTGAATAACATACCACAAGACTGGGAAGTTGGACAAACCTATGATTCGGGAGTTCAAGTGAACTTATAA